A genome region from Lutra lutra chromosome 11, mLutLut1.2, whole genome shotgun sequence includes the following:
- the SAMD9L gene encoding LOW QUALITY PROTEIN: sterile alpha motif domain-containing protein 9-like (The sequence of the model RefSeq protein was modified relative to this genomic sequence to represent the inferred CDS: inserted 1 base in 1 codon), translating into MSEQVNLPEIINDWTKEHVKQWVTEVLKIDEKYGQILLTEEITGLVLQELTENDLREMGXTTGPALLIKRRYDKLTNSSSESNNQDSGQLDHTKLFKNEHPKKPQKMKKEEEKSVLSNTDHDLREIRDTKEQESILMKEDSLSEGVTTEDRSEDKLQTKHLTCMPYPFDQFHNSQRYIEHRILQPETGPLNLIDPIHEFKALTNTEAATEKDIKMKFSNEVFRFASACMNSRTNGTIHFGVKNTPHGQIVGVKVTDKDAFIDHFNIMIRQYFEGNEINEAKKCIREPRFVEVLLQNNTPSDRFVIEVDVIPKHSVCEEKYFLIRMQNCKNETWKPNQDPSLFVRDGPSSKDILANVKQRERVYKEFLQNLKSVVASRKEAEEEYEVKANKKESEGQKLVKLLIGNRDSLDNSYYSWYILVTNKCHPNETKNLDFLKEMKLFAVLEFDPESLSKGVVKAYKKGRVANLHFPNQFEEKTSNIREKISSLNLYDQPSWIFCNGRSDLKNESHKPLEPHLWHRERASEVRKLILFLTDENIMTRGKFLVVFLLFSPVESPGDPLIETFWAFYQALKGMENILCICVNSQIYQRWKDLLQTRLTTAEELTNHSISTLNLEIINSTILKLKPVTQSSRRFLPSHGFSSIILEKKEEDVLTALEILCENECKDTDIEKDKSKFQEFKTSKEEHFYRGGKVSWWNFYFSSQNYSSAFVKRDSYDKLKDLIQCLADSPKPVFAKLINLYHHPGCGGTTLAMNILWDLKKNFRCAVLKNKTTDFGEIVEQVTKLITYKATSHEDYFPVLLLVDDFEDQENVYVLQNAIDSILADKGLRYEKTLVIILNCMRSQNPDETAKLADSVALTYQLSPKEQRAFEAKLEEIEKEHKNCENFYSFMILKKSFNKMYIEKVVRNILKGQNVDSKEGQLISFLALLNSYVTDSTISVSQCEIFLGIRHTSTPWEPESLEDKMGAYSTLLINTEVADFGRYTGVRIIHPLIAISCLKELKKSYNLNMCQIALKVLKEDLFYKSGIGREKFQHDVQILLLTRQRKEYGDETDTLFAPLIEALENEEIEKVLVAGTVRFPQNAFICQALARYFYIKEKNFSIALDWANQAKKGAPKNSYISDTLGQVYKSRIRWWLDEKKNAKDITVNDLISLLEAAENASKAFKKSQEQAERKACETEAWTPQKLQRKYDTYNTVGFVGEIEVGLYAIQILQLTPCFLKENGLSKRDMVDFLSGKGMNPTDPKCEYYLALSKFTSYLENLQSDLKRCFDFLADYIVLLKMRNTLKETGEISLNKKITRSFRKYRELFCCLDLGLPQNKENQLYQEETCRKGIEALRADRFSGLLEYLHPNRRDAATNMESIVNKYSSLLQQNPNKQLKIEKLNFILANIILNCLKPHSKLIQPLSILKKQLREVLQSIGPSQYPDPYFLACLLFWPENQELDEDSKLMEKYVSSLNRTFKRQYRSMCRSKQASTLFYLGKRKGLHSLVCKAEIEQYLNKAQNVNSLLPSGDPWKKKEVKDLLCRLTGQAEGKLISVEYGTENKIRIPVIPVYSGPLRNGGNIERVSFYLGFSIEGPQAYDIEII; encoded by the exons ATGAGTGAACAAGTAAATCTACCTGAAATTATAAACGACTGGACCAAAGAGCATGTGAAACAATGGGTAACCGAAGTCCTTAAGATTGATGAAAAATATGGGCAGATTCTGCTCACTGAAGAAATAACTGGATTAGTCCTGCAGGAATTAACTGAGAATGACCTTAGAGAAATGG CTACCACGGGGCCAGCACTTTTAATAAAACGTAGATATGACAAATTGACTAACAGTTCCTCTGAAAGTAACAATCAGGATTCTGGACAATTAGATCAtacaaaactcttcaaaaatgaACACCCAAAAAAGCcacaaaagatgaaaaaggaagaggaaaaatcagTGTTATCCAAtactgatcatgatctcagagagaTCAGAGATACCAAAGAACAAGAATCGATTCTTATGAAAGAAGATTCTTTAAGTGAAGGAGTGACCACTGAAGACCGAAGTGAGGATAAGCTACAAACTAAACACTTGACTTGTATGCCATATCCTTTTGATCAGTTCCATAACAGTCAACGTTACATAGAACATAGAATTCTACAACCTGAAACTGGCCCACTCAATCTCATAGACCCAATACATGAGTTCAAAGCCCTCACAAATAcagaagcagccacagaaaaGGACATTAAGATGAAATTTAGCAATGAAGTCTTTCGATTTGCATCAGCTTGTATGAATTCACGCACCAATGGCACTATCCATTTTGGAGTCAAGAACACACCGCACGGACAAATTGTTGGTGTGAAAGTCACTGATAAGGATGCCTTCATTGACCACTTTAATATAATGATCAGACAATACTTTGAAGGAAATGAGATCAATGAAGCCAAGAAGTGCATTCGGGAGCCAAGGTTTGTGGAAGTCCTACTGCAGAACAATACACCATCAGACAGATTTGTCATTGAAGTAGATGTTATTCCAAAACATTCTGtatgtgaagaaaaatatttcttaattaggATGcaaaattgtaaaaatgaaacatgGAAACCAAACCAAGATCCTTCACTGTTTGTGAGAGACGGTCCCAGCTCTAAGGATATCCTGGCCAATGTCAAGCAACGAGAAAGagtttacaaagaatttttacaaaatttgaaGTCAGTGGTAGCATCTAGAAAAGAGGCTGAAGAAGAATATGAGGTGAAGGCAAATAAGAAGGAGAGTGAAGGACAAAAGCTGGTTAAACTTCTCATAGGCAACCGAGACTCACTGGATAATTCATACTATAGCTGGTACATTCTTGTAACAAATAAATGCCATCCAAACGAAACAAAGAACTTAgattttctaaaggaaatgaaattgttTGCTGTGCTGGAGTTTGACCCTGAATCTCTGAGCAAGGGTGTGGTCAAAGCTTACAAAAAAGGCCGAGTAGCAAATCTTCACTTTCCAAATCAGTTTGAAGAAAAGACAAGTAACATAAGGGAGAAAATTTCCAGTTTGAATCTTTATGATCAGCCCAGCTGGATCTTCTGCAATGGCAGGTCAGACTTGAAAAATGAGAGCCATAAGCCTCTAGAACCACATTTATGGCACAGAGAAAGAGCTTCTGAAGTCAGAAAGctgattttatttctcacagatgAAAATATAATGACAAGGGGGAAATTCTTGGTAGTGTTTCTATTATTCTCTCCAGTGGAAAGCCCAGGAGATCCCCTCATTGAAACTTTCTGGGCTTTCTACCAAGCTCTCAAAGGAATGGAAAATATATTGTGTATCTGTGTAAACTCACAGATTTATCAACGATGGAAAGATCTGCTACAAACAAGACTGACAACAGCAGAAGAATTAACGAACCACAGTATTTCCACTTTAAATTTAGAAATCATAAACAGTACTATCCTTAAACTAAAACCAGTGACTCAGTCATCAAGAAGATTTTTGCCGTCCCATGGATTTTCTTCAATtatcttagagaaaaaagaagaggatgtCTTGACTGCACTGGAAATCCTCTGTGAAAATGAGTGTAAAGACACTGACATAGAGAAAGATAAATCTAAATTCCAAGAATTTAAGACATCAAAAGAAGAACACTTTTATCGAGGTGGCAAAGTATCCTGGTGgaacttctatttttcttctcaaaactaTTCTTCAGCTTTTGTCAAAAGGGATAGTTACGATAAGCTTAAAGATCTGATACAGTGCTTGGCAGACTCTCCTAAACCAGTATTTGCAAAACTTATCAATCTTTATCACCACCCAGGCTGTGGAGGTACTACCTTGGCCATGAATATTCTCTGGGACCTAAAGAAAAACTTTAGATGTgctgtgttaaaaaacaaaacaactgattTTGGAGAAATTGTAGAACAAGTGACCAAATTGATTACCTATAAGGCAACCAGCCATGAAGATTACTTTCCCGTACTCCTCCTTGTGGATGATTTTGAAGACCAGGAAAACGTTTATGTCCTGCAGAATGCCATCGATTCCATTTTAGCAGACAAGGGTTTGAGATATGAAAAAACACTGGTAATTATCTTAAACTGCATGAGATCCCAGAATCCTGATGAAACTGCAAAATTAGCAGACAGTGTTGCCCTAACCTACCAACTTTCTCCTAAGGAACAAAGAGCTTTTGAGGCCAAActggaagaaattgaaaaggaacACAAAAACTGTGAAAACTTTTATTCCTTCATGatcttgaaaaaaagttttaataaaatgtatatagaaaagGTAGTCCGGAATATCCTAAAAGGACAGAATGTGGACAGCAAGGAAGGACAACTCATTTCTTTCCTGGCTCTACTCAACTCTTATGTTACTGATTCTACAATCTCAGTATCACAGTGTGAAATATTTTTGGGAATCAGACACACTAGTACCCCCTGGGAACCTGAAAGCCTAGAGGACAAGATGGGAGCTTATTCTACACTTCTAATAAACACAGAAGTTGCAGATTTTGGGAGATACACAGGTGTGCGCATCATTCATCCTTTGATTGCCATCTCCTGtctgaaagaactgaaaaaaagcTATAACTTGAATATGTGTCAAATTGCACTAAAGGTCTTAAAGGAGGATTTATTCTATAAAAGTggaataggaagagaaaaatttcaaCACGACGTGCAAATTCTTCTGCTAACAAGACAGCGTAAGGAGTACGGGGATGAAACAGACACTTTGTTTGCCCCATTAATAGAAGCTTTAGAGAATGAAGAAATCGAAAAGGTCTTGGTGGCTGGGACTGTTCGATTCCCACAAAATGCATTCATTTGTCAGGCCTTAGCGAGATATTTCTACATTAAAGAGAAGAATTTTAGCATTGCTCTGGATTGGGCAAACCAGGCCAAAAAGGGAGCACCTAAAAATTCCTATATCTCAGATACCCTTGGTCAAGTCTACAAAAGTCGAATCAGGTGGTGGTTGGATGAAAAGAAAAACGCTAAGGATATTACAGTTAATGATCTAATATCCCTCCTGGAAGCCGCTGAAAATGcctcaaaagcttttaaaaaatcccaagaaCAAGCCGAGAGGAAAGCCTGTGAAACGGAGGCCTGGACACCacagaaattacaaagaaaatatgacACATACAACACGGTCGGTTTCGTCGGTGAAATAGAAGTTGGTCTTTACGCTATTCAGATTCTCCAGCTCACACCCTGTTTCCTCAAAGAAAATGGATTATCTAAAAGAGATATGGTAGACTTTTTATCAGGAAAGGGGATGAATCCCACAGATCcaaaatgtgaatattatttgGCTCTTAGCAAGTTCACATCCTACTTAGAAAATTTACAATCAGATTTGAAAAGGTGCTTTGACTTTCTTGCAGATTATATTGTTCTTTTGAAAATGAGGAACACCCtaaaagaaacaggagaaatcTCATTAAACAAGAAAATCACTCGTTCTTTCAGGAAATATAGGGAACTTTTCTGCTGTTTGGATTTGGGTTTGCCACAAAACAAGGAGAATCAGTTATACCAAGAGGAGACTTGCAGGAAAGGTATAGAAGCTTTGAGAGCAGATAGGTTTTCTGGACTCCTGGAATATCTTCATCCAAATCGCAGAGATGCTGCAACCAACATGGAAAGTATAGTGAACAAATATTCTTCCCTACTGCAGCAAAACCCAAATAAGCAGCTGAAAATTGAGAAACTAAATTTCATTTTAGCCAACATTATTCTTAATTGCCTAAAACCTCACTCCAAGCTCATCCAACCGCTTAGTATACTGAAAAAACAGCTCCGAGAAGTGTTGCAATCCATAGGACCAAGTCAATATCCAGACCCTTATTTTTTGGCCTGCCTTCTGTTCTGGCCAGAAAATCAAGAACTAGATGAAGATTCCAAACTCATGGAAAAGTATGTTTCTTCCTTAAACAGAACCTTCAAGAGGCAATACAGGAGCATGTGCAGGTCCAAGCAGGCAAGCACTCTGTTTTAtctgggaaagaggaaggggctCCACAGTCTTGTTTGCAAGGCTGAGATAGAGCAATACTTAAATAAAGCACAAAATGTAAATTCCCTCTTGCCAAGTGGAGACccgtggaaaaaaaaagaagtcaaagaccTCCTGTGTCGTCTAACTGGTCAAGCTGAAGGCAAGCTGATCTCTGTAGAGTACGGAACAGAGAACAAAATTAGAATACCAGTGATACCTGTTTATTCGGGTCCACTCAGAAATGGTGGGAACATAGAAAGAGTGTCCTTCTACCTGGGATTTTCCATTGAAGGCCCCCAAGCATATGAcatagaaataatttaa